The segment ctccagggCAGTGGTGGAGAAGCGCCTCGCGGCCTGCGTCAACCTCGTTCCTCAGATTACATCCATGTGAGTCATGAGAGAGGGGCTTAACCTGACAGGCCGGGCCGGCTGGCGCCTGTTTTCTGGGGGGAGAATCTGCCCTCACACCCCTCTCTCCCCGGCCTTTGCAGCTATGAGTGGAAAGGGAAGATCGAGGAAGACAGTGAAGTGCTGATGGTGagaactccccaccccccacaaaaccTGTTCCCGCACAACTCTGTCCCCAGTGTGGCCCCTCAtgtttctccccccgcccccctccccagatgATTAAAACCCAAAGTTCGTTGGTTCCAGCTCTGACAGATTTTGTTCGGTAAGAACTTTGCTGGCGGGGAAGGGAGTGTGCTGTGGGGTGGGCCTTGCTGGACAGGCTGAAGGGTGGGGGGGGCCTCTGGTGcgcacccctcccctccaccctcgtCCTTTTCAGTTCTGTGCACCCTTACGAAGTGGCCGAGGTGATCGCGCTGCCCGTGGAGCAGGGGAACGCACCGTACCTGCACTGGGTGCGCCAGGCGACAGAGTCCATGACTGACTCTGGCACGGCCCAGCCATGATCAGCTGATCCGTCCAGCCCCCTCTTGCTTCCATGCCCTTGTATCCTCCCAGTCTGTAATAAATGGCTCTCTTTGATTCTCCGTCTCAGGCCTTTCCCATCATCACAAATGTGAATTTGGTTGGCAGGTAGAGAAGTGCTTTTTGTCCCTGTGTTCTCATCTTTTAGGACGCGGCACCGTCTGATTTGttgatttctctttatttcagtcatacagagtctGGGATCTTTGATtagctcctcccctccctccctcctccgtcGTCTTCCGAATTCAGgggttaaataattttaaaaaatatttaaaaagttgtaACAAAATAACatcaaaggaaataataaaaggggtggggaggagtcagGAATCGCGAGGGGAGCAGAGAAGAGAGGCCTcttccccggccccccacccggATTCCAGCCTGGGCAGTAGGGAGACCTACTCCCCAGGTACATCCCAGCTGCAggtgaggtcagaggtcagggaaTTGAAAGTGCCAGTGTGTGAATGGGGAAGTGGGCAGAGGCAGGCTGCTCAGAAgatgcccccacctccccactcaaCCAGGTACTGCACAGAGCCATCGGGCCGCACTCTCCGAGCCAGGACGCGGACAGGGTCCCCGCGGGACAGGTAGCCAACCCCACCTCGGACTCCTCCCGCAGCCCCAGCAGACAGACCGCGGCACAGGGGGGAAGGAGGTGCCGAGCGTCGGGgaagactgggggagggggccggggctgAGGAAGATGAGGCAGTCATCGAGTGAGGGGGGGCACTCTTGGGGACATCTGTGGGGAAACCAATGTGAAGTTCCAGGGGTGACCTAGGCAGAGAAGGGGAGCTGTGAGTCCAGGGGtagaggagggggaaaggagatCACAGTGGatcagagggaccagagagagagaggctgagaaCTTAAGAGCAAAGGCCAAAAAAGGCGTGACAGGTCAGCAGCGGGTAGACTCACCTGTCTGGGGGTTCCCCATCCCCAGAGGTCCCTGCGGTGCTGGCAGAGGGGTGGAAAGAAGCGAACATCCGGATGGGACTGCTGAGGTGAGAAGAGGAGAGTCAGGCCCAAAGCAGGGGCAGCCAATCCTCTCCTCCAGAGAAGGCAGCGCTCACACCACCCACCCCTCCAGAGTATTGGCAACCAAAGAGTGGTTCTGTTTTccctttggtttgctttgggggcacccccagcggtgctcaggaaccgTTCCTGAGCTCGGGAAAAagtagggtgccggggatcaaagcagTGTGCTGGCGGCGTGCAGGGCAAGAGCCTCATGCAcgctctctccaaccccctgagACAGTGCTCGAAGTCCCCCGAGAGGGGAACTGGGTagccaggaggagagaggaagcatCCCTGGCGGGAGAGTCAGGGAGGGGCGGGCTGGCGGAGGGATTTCACACGGCCCTCTGATTGGCGGGCCGAGGGCACTGACCTGGGCAGGCAGCGGGCATCTGTGGGCCGGAAGTTGTAGCCGCTGCTGCCCTGGTAGCTCTGGTTAGGGCTGGGGGACGGCGGCGACACCGAGGCCTAGGGAGAGTGGAGAAGTGAGAAAGACCCCCAGCTCCTTCCCGCACCCCCGGGGCCTCGCCTCATGGGGGGCCCGGCCCCTACCTGCAGTGCCCTCTGCAGCCGAGCCCGCTCCCTCTGCTCCTGGGGCTCTGCTGACGGCGGCTCCTGCTCCTCTGTTTTCCCCTTCTGCTTCCTCCTCAGGGGCTCTGGCTCCGGCCTCCGACGCTTCCCCAGGGGACgtgagacccctcccccagggccctgccctgaAGGGAAGCTGTAAGAGGCCTCcttatccccccagccccctcccggtTGCCCCAAAGACCACCCATACACCCCGAGATAAGTACCCTGGgcagttccccaccccccctggACCAGTGACC is part of the Sorex araneus isolate mSorAra2 chromosome 2, mSorAra2.pri, whole genome shotgun sequence genome and harbors:
- the CUTA gene encoding protein CutA isoform X1, translating into MRVGRASAVLLSGGAALLLSLLWMPTLLPVASRLLLLPRAWLSMASGSPPAPPTSSSSYVPGSVSAAFVTCPNEKVAKEIARAVVEKRLAACVNLVPQITSIYEWKGKIEEDSEVLMMIKTQSSLVPALTDFVRSVHPYEVAEVIALPVEQGNAPYLHWVRQATESMTDSGTAQP
- the CUTA gene encoding protein CutA isoform X2, with the protein product MPTLLPVASRLLLLPRAWLSMASGSPPAPPTSSSSYVPGSVSAAFVTCPNEKVAKEIARAVVEKRLAACVNLVPQITSIYEWKGKIEEDSEVLMMIKTQSSLVPALTDFVRSVHPYEVAEVIALPVEQGNAPYLHWVRQATESMTDSGTAQP